CGCGCATCGACGTCAACAAGTCGCTGATGGCGTCGATCGAGGAAGGCGGTGTGGGCGGCGCCATCCAGCTCTACACCGCGGGGGCGCTCGACGTGGACGGCCCGCAGGCGTCGATCCTGTTCCAGTCGGGATACAACGACCTCTCCGAAGAGTCGGATCCGCGAGTCACCGCCACCTACGCCACGGCGAACAAGTCGAAGACCCTGGGCTTCCTGGTCTCCGCGGCCCGGACCCAGCGCAACTCGTGGCAGGACGGCTTCGGCACCGTCCGGTTCGCGCAACCGGACACTCCGGCGTCGACGCCGGGGAGCGGATTCGCTTCCAATCCGACGGCCTACAGCGACCAGCAACTCCGCACCGCGTGGTATCCGCGCCTGCCGCGCCAGGACAGCTTCCGGCACGAGCAGGACCGCACCGGCGTCGCGACGACGATCCAGTTCCGCCCGACCGAGCGGCTCCACTTCGACTTGAACTACGTGTACTCCAAGTTCGACAACACGACGACGAGCTACAACTCCTTCGCCCAGTTCCGCTTCCTCGGCAACGCGGGGTTCCGCTTCATCACCCCGGTGAGCCTCGTCCTGGAGCAGCAGGGGAACGGCAACGTCGCCGTGGCCGGCACCTTCCGCAACGTCGAGCTGCGCACCGAGAGCCGCGAGGCCGAGGACCAGACGGAATTCAACCAGCTGACCGGGAACTTCAAGTTCGACATCAACGACGACCTCATCCTGAGCGGCATGGTCGGCCGCGCCACGTCCGAGTACCAGGATCTGGTCTTCCGCCTCAACATCGACAGCAACGTTCCCAACGCGGTGTTCTCGTACGACTTCGGGCAGAATCCCGACGTCGCGGTGATCCACTACAATTTCGACGTCACCAACCCCGCCAACTTCGACCTCCAGACCGACGGACTGCTGCAGAAGAACCTCGTCGATCGCACGAACGACACGGCCAAGCTCGATCTCGACTGGTTCATCGGCACCGGGCACAGCCTCCGCTTCGGCGCGATCTACAACGAGCGCGAGGTGTCGAGCGAGATCTTCCAGCAGACCGCGACGACGCTGCCGGGCGTTCCGCTGTCGTCCATCAGCCGGGTCTTCCAGTTCCAAGACACCGGCGGCTTCGGCAGCGCGACCGATCTGCGCTTCCTGGTCCTGGACTTCCCGCGCGCCAAGGAGGCCTTCGCCTTCGGATCGAATTTCCAGCCCTTCCGCGGTCCGGGCCGCGCGACGTGGGTGGTGACGGAGGAGACCGCGGGTGCGTACGGGGAGTACAACCTCGCGACGATGCTGAAGGACCGCGCCTTCCGCCTCAACCTGGGCGTTCGCTACGTGACCACCGAGACCACGGGTCTGGGCTGGCTGTCGGCCTCGATCAGCACCACCGAGAAGAACGAATACGACAACCTGCTGCCGGCGCTGAACATCGCGTGGGACCTGACCCCGGAGGTCGTGCTCCGCGCCGGCGCGAGCCGCACCATGACCCGCCCCTCGCTCACCAACCTGGCGCCGGTCAAGGCCTACGGCAACACCAATCTGACGGTCACCGGCGGGAACTCCCAGCTCGAGCCGATGGTGGCGGACAACCTGGACCTCGGCGTGGAGTGGTACTTCACCAAGAAGGCCGTGCTGGCCGCCTCGTACTTCCGCAAGGACATCGACAGCTTCATCTCCTTCCCCACGACGCAGGAGCCCCTGCGGCCGGAGGACCGGCTCGCCGTGGCGGCCGTCTACCCGACGCAGCCGCAGCTGCTCGATCCAAGCCTGATCTGGACGTACAGCACCGCCGCCAACTCCGACGGTACGAAGCTCGACGGATTCGAGGTGGCCTACCAGCAGAGCTTCACCGGTCTGCCCGGCTTCTGGGCCAACTTCGGCTTCAACGGCAACTACTCCTACGTGGACGCCGAGACGACCGTGGTGCGCAGCGGCCGGACCGTCAAGGTGCCGTTGCAGGGGCTGTCCAAGCACTCCTGGAACGCCACCCTCTTCTACGAGACGCCGCGGTGGGGTGCGCGCGTGTCGGTCAACGACCGTGACGACTACATCACCAACAACCTCGGCACCAACGGCAACGTCTCCGAGGGCACGACCGGACCGATCCGCTGGGACATGAGCGCCTTCTGGCATATCACCGAGCACTTCTCGCTGACCCTGGAGGGGATCAACCTCACCGACGAGAAGGAGCGTCTGTACACCACGGGCGACGGGACGATGAACCTGATCCGCGAGATCAACTACTCGGGACGTCAGGCATTCGCCGGAATCCGCTGGAGCCTCTGACCTCCCCGGGCGACCGGGCGACCGGGCGCGCGGCCCGGTCCGCCCGGCAGCCCGCGGGGGCGCCCCGAGGTTGCGAGGCCATGAGAAGCTTTTTCCGGAGATCCCGGTCGATCGCACCGGGCAACGGAAAGGGGATGCCATGAGTGGCACGCTCCGGCGGCCATCGACGATCAGTGACATCGCCCGCCTTTCGGGGGTGTCGAACCGGACCGTCTCGCGCGTGATCAACCGCTCGTCGAAGGTCGACGGGACGACGCGCGAGAAGGTCCAGCGGGTCATCGACGAGCTCGGCTACCGTCCGAATGCGCAGGCCCGTGGCCTCGCCGGTCGATGCTCCTACCTGCTGGGGCTCATCTACGACAATCCGGACGCGCTCTTCATCGACGAGGCGCAGCGGGGAGTGCTCAACGTCTGCCGTGAGCTCGGCTACGAGCTGGTGATCCATCCCTGCGGCGAGGCCGACGGGCTCTGTCGCGAGGTCGTCGGTTCGGTCCGGCGTTCGCGCCTCGACGGGGTGATCGTGCTGCCCCCGCTCTCGGAAGACGCAGAGCTCGCCGGCGCCCTGGCGCAGGAGAGGATCCCGTACGTGCGGCTGGCCTCGATCGCGCTGGACACGTCGGATCGGGTGGTGGTCTCCAACGAGCGGTCCGCCGTGGCGGCGATGGCCGAATACCTGGTCGATCTCGGCCACCGTCGGATCGGCTACATCACCGGGCCGGAAGGTCGGCGGTCGACTCGCGAGCGGCTCGAGGGATTCAGCGAGGCGCTGGCGCGACTCGGCTGCGCGGTGCAGGAGGAGATGATCGCGCGGGGGGCCTACACGTTCGAGTCGGGATGCGAGTGCGCCCGGGTGCTGCTCTCGAAGCGCGAGCCGCCGACCGCCATCTTCGCCAGCAACGACGACATGGCCGCGGGGGTGATCCAGGTCGCGATCGAGAAGGGAATCAACGTCCCGCGGGATCTGTCGGTCGCCGGCTTCGACGACAGCGCGTTGGCCACGAGGATCAGGCCGACGCTCACCACCATTCGCCGGCCGGTGCGGGCGATGGCGCGACTGGCGGCCACCAAGCTGATCGCCGCCATCGAGGGTCGCCACGACGATGCCCGGACGGGCGTCTTCCTGGATCCCGACCTGATCCTCCGGGACTCGACGAGACGTCTCGAGTGAGGGCGGAGCTCCGCATGCACGAACCGGGCGAAGACCGAAGGAGGGGAGCGTGTCGAGTCTCGAGCTGAGACCCCGGGAGTCCTGTCGCTTCGACATCCTGTCGCTGGGCGAGATCATGTTGCGCCTCGACCCGGGCGAGGGCCGGATCCGCACGGCGCGGCAGTTCCGCGTCTGGGAGGGCGGCGGAGAGTACAACGTGGCCCGCGGCCTGCGGCGCTGCTTCGGTCTGCGGGCGGCGGTGGTGACCGCCATCGTGCGCAACGAAGTGGGCCTCCTCCTCGAGGACCTGGTGCTCCAGGGGGGCGTGAGCACGAGCCTGATCCGGTGGGTGGCGTCCGACGGCATCGGCCGCAGCGTGCGCAACGGGCTGAATTTCACCGAGCGGGGCTTCGGCATCCGCGGCGCCGTCGGCTGTTCGGACCGCGGTCACAGCGCGGCCTCGCAGTTGCGCGTCGGCGACATTGACTGGGAGCACATCTTCGGCGAGCTCGGCGTTCGCTGGTTCCACACCGGCGGGATCTTCGCGGCGCTTTCGGCGACGACCGGAGACCTGGTCGTCGAGGCGGCGCGCATCGCCAAGAAGCACGGCACGGTGGTCTCGTACGACCTCAACTACCGGCCGTCGCTCTGGGCAGCCTACGGCGGCCTCGAACGCTGTCGCGAGGTGAACCGGGCGATCGCCCCGTCGCTCGACGTGATCCTCGGCAACGAGGAGGACTTCACGGCCTGCCTCGGGCTCGAGGTGGAGGGGGTCGACGCCGGTCTGCTCGACCTCGAGGTCGCGGGGTTCGAGAAGATGATCCGCCGCGCCGTGGCGACCTACCCGAACTTCAAGGCGGTGGCCGCGACCCTTCGCGCCGCGAAGACCGCCACCGTCAACGACTGGGGCGCCATCTGCTGGTGCGACGGCGAGC
This genomic window from Holophagales bacterium contains:
- a CDS encoding TonB-dependent receptor, with the translated sequence MFRPSHHPSFWSKGVFLIALLTSLGGLQVAWAQEAGKEGAPPQKEEKPKPAEAAESTAEQPVEGQVISETIEVVGYRAAIEESVELKRDAVNTIESIVSEDIGKMPDLNVAEAIQRVPGVTIVREGGEGRQLSLRGLGAEFTQVTLNGMEVPASTGGLDSSGAINRGRAFDFNVFPAELFSRIDVNKSLMASIEEGGVGGAIQLYTAGALDVDGPQASILFQSGYNDLSEESDPRVTATYATANKSKTLGFLVSAARTQRNSWQDGFGTVRFAQPDTPASTPGSGFASNPTAYSDQQLRTAWYPRLPRQDSFRHEQDRTGVATTIQFRPTERLHFDLNYVYSKFDNTTTSYNSFAQFRFLGNAGFRFITPVSLVLEQQGNGNVAVAGTFRNVELRTESREAEDQTEFNQLTGNFKFDINDDLILSGMVGRATSEYQDLVFRLNIDSNVPNAVFSYDFGQNPDVAVIHYNFDVTNPANFDLQTDGLLQKNLVDRTNDTAKLDLDWFIGTGHSLRFGAIYNEREVSSEIFQQTATTLPGVPLSSISRVFQFQDTGGFGSATDLRFLVLDFPRAKEAFAFGSNFQPFRGPGRATWVVTEETAGAYGEYNLATMLKDRAFRLNLGVRYVTTETTGLGWLSASISTTEKNEYDNLLPALNIAWDLTPEVVLRAGASRTMTRPSLTNLAPVKAYGNTNLTVTGGNSQLEPMVADNLDLGVEWYFTKKAVLAASYFRKDIDSFISFPTTQEPLRPEDRLAVAAVYPTQPQLLDPSLIWTYSTAANSDGTKLDGFEVAYQQSFTGLPGFWANFGFNGNYSYVDAETTVVRSGRTVKVPLQGLSKHSWNATLFYETPRWGARVSVNDRDDYITNNLGTNGNVSEGTTGPIRWDMSAFWHITEHFSLTLEGINLTDEKERLYTTGDGTMNLIREINYSGRQAFAGIRWSL
- a CDS encoding sugar kinase, which produces MSSLELRPRESCRFDILSLGEIMLRLDPGEGRIRTARQFRVWEGGGEYNVARGLRRCFGLRAAVVTAIVRNEVGLLLEDLVLQGGVSTSLIRWVASDGIGRSVRNGLNFTERGFGIRGAVGCSDRGHSAASQLRVGDIDWEHIFGELGVRWFHTGGIFAALSATTGDLVVEAARIAKKHGTVVSYDLNYRPSLWAAYGGLERCREVNRAIAPSLDVILGNEEDFTACLGLEVEGVDAGLLDLEVAGFEKMIRRAVATYPNFKAVAATLRAAKTATVNDWGAICWCDGELHLATPRPNLEILDRVGGGDSFASGFIYGLMELGDARLAVEYGAAHGALAMTTPGDTTMASLSEVEKVVRGGGARVDR
- a CDS encoding LacI family DNA-binding transcriptional regulator: MSGTLRRPSTISDIARLSGVSNRTVSRVINRSSKVDGTTREKVQRVIDELGYRPNAQARGLAGRCSYLLGLIYDNPDALFIDEAQRGVLNVCRELGYELVIHPCGEADGLCREVVGSVRRSRLDGVIVLPPLSEDAELAGALAQERIPYVRLASIALDTSDRVVVSNERSAVAAMAEYLVDLGHRRIGYITGPEGRRSTRERLEGFSEALARLGCAVQEEMIARGAYTFESGCECARVLLSKREPPTAIFASNDDMAAGVIQVAIEKGINVPRDLSVAGFDDSALATRIRPTLTTIRRPVRAMARLAATKLIAAIEGRHDDARTGVFLDPDLILRDSTRRLE